From the genome of Schaalia odontolytica:
GTCTTCCCAGGTCAGGCCGCTCATCGGCCCACCAGGGCGAAGGTGCCCGCCCAGATGCTCGCGGCCAGCGCGATCGCGGGCAGGGCGATCGCGACAACCATGAGGACGGCATCGGCGGCGCGCAGGCGCGAGGGGCGTGCCCACGTTCGCTTGCCTGCCGCGCCGAAGCCCCGGGCCTCCATCGTGGTGGCCAGCTTGCCGGAGCGACGCAGCGCGAAGACCAGCAGCGAAAAGGAGCCTCGCAGGAAGGAACGGATGCGCGAGGAGTCGCCCACGCCTCGGGCACGGCGCGCCCGCTCGAGGGCCTTCCAGTCGGCCGCCATCAGCGACATCATGCGCGCGCCCGCGAGCGCCGCCAGCACGGGGCGGGCGGGCAGGTGCAGGATCTGCGCGAGGCCGTCGCCCATGTCGGTCGGATCGATGCGGTCGAGCAGAGCAATCGCAGGCAGGACAATCGCGCACATGCGCAGGCCGATACCCAGCGCCAGCCACATCGAGTGGTCCGAGATCGCTGCCGGCCCGAACTGCCAGTACACGGTTCCGCCCGGTGAGGCGTAGAGCAGCATGGACGCCGCACCCAGCGGCGCGGCCAGCAGCAGCGGCGTCGCCTTCAGGAAGAAGCTGCGCGCAGACACGCCCGACAGGGGCATGAGCGCGAGCTCGAGAATGACGGCAACGGCCGCGCTCACCGGGTCAATCGTGATCAGCAGGGGCGTCGTTGCGACCAGGAGGGCGAGCACGCGGGCGACGGGATTCGTACGCGCGAGGAGGCCTCGGGCGCCGCGCTTCGGGCCCTGATCGTGTGCGTTCCCGGCGGGGGCGGCCCCGGCCTCGTCCGTCGAATCCTCGGGGGCTGCGCCACGCGTGCCGACCTGCCCGAGGTCGATGACGCGCTGGCCCATCGCGGCCACGAACGCGGGGTCGTGCGTGATCGACACCAGGGTGACGCCGCGCTCGAGGGCGGCGCGCAGCAGGCGCACGAGGCCGAGCCACGTGCCGCGATCCTGGCCGAAGGTCGGCTCGTCGAGGATGAGCAGCTCGGGGGCGCTGATGAGCGCGGTCGCCACCGACAGGCGGCGCTTCTCGCCGCCCGAGAGGGTCATGGGGTTGGCGCGCGCGAGTTTGGTGAGGCCCAGGGCCTCGAGGTGTTCGTCGACGAGGGGAGCGATCTCTTCGTCGGTCATGCCGGCGGCGCGCGGGCCGATCGCGAGCTCCTCGGCGACGGTGGGAGCCAGGAACTGGTATTCGGGCTCCTGGAAGACCATCGACATGCGGCCCAGGAGTTGCTTGCTGGACCACTCGTGGGGGTCGCCTGCCGTGCCGTCGGCGGTCTCGACCTCGACGGCGCCCTCCAGGGGCGGCAGGAGGCCCGCGAGCGTCAGTGCAAAGGTCGATTTTCCGGCGCCGTTAGCGCCAACGATGCAAGTGGAGACCCCGCGCTCGATCGTCAAGTCGATGCCGCTGCGCACGGGGGCGGACGCGTCGTAGCCGATCGTCAGGTCGGTGACGCGGGCGATCGGGGTGGCGCCTCGCGCTCTCCCTTCCGCGCCCTCTTCCGCGCCCACGGACGAGGCCGGGGGGACCTCGGGGGCGGGGCCGACCTCGGCGGCGACGTCGTCGCCGGGAAGCCAGATGCCGCGCTCACGCAGGGCCTCGCCCTGCTGCGCGAGGACCTCGTCGAGCGGGCCGTCTGCGGCGATCGCGCCGTCCGCGACCACGATGACGCGATCCACGAGGGAGGCCCACACGTCGACACGGTGCTCGACGACGACCACGGTCGCGCCCGTGCGCTCGACGACGGTTTCGACGGCGGCGCGCACCTCGGCGACGCCGCTCGGGTCCAGGTTCGCGGTGGGCTCGTCCAGGAGCAGCAGGCCCGGGCCCATCGCGAGAATCGACGCCAGAGCCAGGCGCTGCTTCTGCCCGCCCGACAGCTCCGTCGTCGAATGATCCAGGGGGACGCTCAGGCCCACAGCCTCGAGCGAGTTCTCCACGCGCGGCCAGATCTCCTCACGCGCGACCCCCATGTTTTCCATGCCGAAGGCCACGTCGTCGCCCACGCGGGCGAGGACCACCTGGGCCTCGGGGTCCTGCATGAGCAGGCCCACGCGGCCCCTGGCATCAGCCGGAGCGACGCCGTCCACGGTGAGCGTGCCGGTGGCCTCGCCCTCCTCGGCGCCGCCCAGCAGACCGGCCAAGCCGCCCATGAGCGTCGACTTGCCCGACCCGGACGGGCCCAGCACCAGCACGCGCTCGCCCGGCGCGATATCGAGATCAACACCCGACAGCGCGGCGTTCTTACGCCCAGCGTGACGCCATCCCCAGCCGCGCGCGCACACGCGCGCGCCCGCCCCCTCACCCAGCGGCACCTGGCCATCCGGGGAGGAAGCGGGGCGGGAGGAGGCGGAGTGGGCCTCGTCCATGGATTCGAAATCAGACAAGCTCACGCGCTCCACGGCCGGAGGCAAAGCGATCCAGGGCGCCTGTCTTTGCCAGCGCGTTCGTCAGCGCCCAGGCGAGGATGCCCGCCAGGACCACGCCCGAGACGGCGCCGCACACGAGGTAGATCACGTTGTAGAGCAGGCCCTTCTCGATGTGGCCGTAAAGGAAGAGCTCGAGAACCCACTCGAACGCGAAGGACACGGCGCCCGCAACGCCCACGATTGCCGCATTGAAGCGGCGGTATGCGACGAGGGCGAAGACGAGCTCGGCACCAATGCCCTGCGCGAGACCCGAGTAGATGGTCTCGACGGCCCACTGGGATCCCAGAGCCATGGAGACGGTCGCGGCCATCAGCTCAACGAAGAGCGCGGCACCGGGCTTACGGATGACGTAGCCGCCGAGCGTGCCACCCAGCAGCCAGACGCCCGTCGCAAGTCCGTCCAGGCCGGGGGTTATGGCCTTGAGGCCCTCCAGGGCGGCATTACCCACCTGGTTCCAGACGACAAAAATGAGGCCACACGCGACGCCCAGGACGGCGGCGGTGACGATGTCAATGACCCTCCAGCGGAGGGACGGAGCAGTGGATGCCATGCGAAAATACTCCCTTCGTGTTGCACGGCGGCCACGAGGGAAGAGCCTTCCTACGCCGGTATGATCCGGATCAGGTTCTACGGTCGGGGGTGGTCCCCTCTCAGCTCGCTTCGAGCTCCCGTGGCACTCTGGTGAGCATAGTCACTTGGTATTCATTCCGCTACTCATGCAGATGAGGGCCGGTATGCGGACCCTCACCCGTTCCACCGTCGCCGAGGACCCCGCGCGACGCGCGACGCAGCAGGAAATGGCGGTTCGCGAAGGCCGCGCCCACGATGAACGCGATCCAAATCAGCGAATAGACGAGGCCGGGGCGGGTATCGTCCCACATCGCCAGGATGATGCCCATGCAGCCCATGAACGCAAGCACGATCCATGCGCTGATCGCGCCGCCGGGGGCCTTGAATTTCGAGGCCGTATGCAGGTCGGGGCGCTTGTGCAGGTAGACCAGGTAGGACACGACGATGACCACCCACACGCCCATAAACAGCGTGGCCGACACGGAAGTCACCAGCGTGAAGGCCGCGGAGATCGAACCGCCCATCCCCATGATGACGATGCCCGACAGGAGGCACACGCAGGACAGGAACAGGGCGTTGAGGGGCACATGGTGGCTGGACAGGCGGGCGAAGATGCCAGGCGCCTGCTCCTGGCGGGCCAGGCCGTAGAGCATGCGCGAGGTGGAGTAGATGCCCGAGTTCGCGCTCGACGCGGCCGAGGAGAGGACCACGAGATTGACGATCGTGGCCGCGGCGCCCAGCCCGGTCAGCGAAAACATCGTGACGAAGGGCGATTTCTCGGGGCTCACCTGATCCCAGGGGGTCACCATCATGATGGCCGCGAGCGCCGCCACGTAGAAGAGCATGATGCGAACGGGGATGGAGTTGACGGCCTTGGGAAGGGTGTTGTCCGGGTCATCGGTCTCGGCGACTGTCGTGCCGACCATCTCGATACCGATGAAGGCAAAGAGGGCGATCTGGAAGCCGCCGAGGAAGCCAGTGAATCCGGTCGGGAAGAAGCCGCCATGGCTCCACAGGTTCGAGACCGCGGCCGCTGTGCCCTCGGTGTCAACCGTGCCCATGGCAACCATGCCAAAACCGACGACGACCAGCGCAATGATCGCAACGATCTTGACGAGCGCGAACCAGAACTCCGTCTCACCAAAGGCCTTGACCGTCATCGCGTTGAGGGCGAAGAGCAGCAGCGTCGTCGCGCCGATGGGGATCCACGCGGGCAGGTCCGGCCACCAGAAGTGCGTGTAGCCGGTGATCGCGATCATGTCGGCGACGCCAGTGACCACCCAGCACGCCCAGTAGGTCCACCCCGTCACGAACCCAGCCCACGGCCCGATGAGGT
Proteins encoded in this window:
- a CDS encoding ATP-binding cassette domain-containing protein, with the protein product MDEAHSASSRPASSPDGQVPLGEGAGARVCARGWGWRHAGRKNAALSGVDLDIAPGERVLVLGPSGSGKSTLMGGLAGLLGGAEEGEATGTLTVDGVAPADARGRVGLLMQDPEAQVVLARVGDDVAFGMENMGVAREEIWPRVENSLEAVGLSVPLDHSTTELSGGQKQRLALASILAMGPGLLLLDEPTANLDPSGVAEVRAAVETVVERTGATVVVVEHRVDVWASLVDRVIVVADGAIAADGPLDEVLAQQGEALRERGIWLPGDDVAAEVGPAPEVPPASSVGAEEGAEGRARGATPIARVTDLTIGYDASAPVRSGIDLTIERGVSTCIVGANGAGKSTFALTLAGLLPPLEGAVEVETADGTAGDPHEWSSKQLLGRMSMVFQEPEYQFLAPTVAEELAIGPRAAGMTDEEIAPLVDEHLEALGLTKLARANPMTLSGGEKRRLSVATALISAPELLILDEPTFGQDRGTWLGLVRLLRAALERGVTLVSITHDPAFVAAMGQRVIDLGQVGTRGAAPEDSTDEAGAAPAGNAHDQGPKRGARGLLARTNPVARVLALLVATTPLLITIDPVSAAVAVILELALMPLSGVSARSFFLKATPLLLAAPLGAASMLLYASPGGTVYWQFGPAAISDHSMWLALGIGLRMCAIVLPAIALLDRIDPTDMGDGLAQILHLPARPVLAALAGARMMSLMAADWKALERARRARGVGDSSRIRSFLRGSFSLLVFALRRSGKLATTMEARGFGAAGKRTWARPSRLRAADAVLMVVAIALPAIALAASIWAGTFALVGR
- a CDS encoding ECF transporter S component — translated: MASTAPSLRWRVIDIVTAAVLGVACGLIFVVWNQVGNAALEGLKAITPGLDGLATGVWLLGGTLGGYVIRKPGAALFVELMAATVSMALGSQWAVETIYSGLAQGIGAELVFALVAYRRFNAAIVGVAGAVSFAFEWVLELFLYGHIEKGLLYNVIYLVCGAVSGVVLAGILAWALTNALAKTGALDRFASGRGARELV
- a CDS encoding amino acid permease — translated: MTVENVEHGEPHQGGEKLQRTLKNRHIQLIAIGGAIGTGLFMGSGKTISVAGPSILLVYMIIGAVLFLFMRTLGELLLSDHKYATFADIARDLIGPWAGFVTGWTYWACWVVTGVADMIAITGYTHFWWPDLPAWIPIGATTLLLFALNAMTVKAFGETEFWFALVKIVAIIALVVVGFGMVAMGTVDTEGTAAAVSNLWSHGGFFPTGFTGFLGGFQIALFAFIGIEMVGTTVAETDDPDNTLPKAVNSIPVRIMLFYVAALAAIMMVTPWDQVSPEKSPFVTMFSLTGLGAAATIVNLVVLSSAASSANSGIYSTSRMLYGLARQEQAPGIFARLSSHHVPLNALFLSCVCLLSGIVIMGMGGSISAAFTLVTSVSATLFMGVWVVIVVSYLVYLHKRPDLHTASKFKAPGGAISAWIVLAFMGCMGIILAMWDDTRPGLVYSLIWIAFIVGAAFANRHFLLRRASRGVLGDGGTGEGPHTGPHLHE